The proteins below come from a single Desulfitobacterium metallireducens DSM 15288 genomic window:
- a CDS encoding NRDE family protein, giving the protein MCLILFAYDCDPRYKLVIAANRDEAYKRPTLPANFWSDNPSILAGRDLEQGGTWMGIAMNGRFAALTNYRDPSQDKAKAPSRGNLVRGYLESDLSPDSYLQVLNEEQIEYNGFNLLAGTTQSLYYYSNREKVIRQVEKGFHGLSNSLLDEAWPKVKKGVNAFKGGLKENKINVEHLFEIMADQVRPDDQELPQTGVSLELERMLSPLYIVSPDYGTRSTTILLVDNYNHVQFWERRSLPVRSEMGNEVFYEFNIKEGVS; this is encoded by the coding sequence ATGTGTCTGATTCTTTTTGCATATGATTGTGATCCCCGATATAAACTGGTGATTGCGGCTAATCGAGATGAGGCCTATAAACGACCAACTTTGCCTGCAAATTTCTGGTCAGATAATCCTTCCATTTTAGCCGGAAGGGATTTGGAACAGGGTGGAACCTGGATGGGGATTGCCATGAACGGTCGATTTGCCGCTCTGACGAATTACCGAGATCCTTCTCAAGATAAGGCTAAAGCTCCGTCACGGGGAAACCTGGTTCGAGGTTACCTTGAGAGTGATCTTTCTCCAGACTCCTACTTACAAGTCCTAAATGAGGAGCAGATAGAGTATAATGGGTTCAATCTGCTGGCGGGAACGACTCAGTCACTTTATTACTACTCGAATAGGGAAAAGGTTATCCGTCAAGTTGAAAAGGGCTTTCATGGGCTGAGCAATAGCTTGCTCGATGAGGCTTGGCCTAAAGTAAAAAAAGGAGTAAATGCATTTAAAGGCGGTTTGAAGGAAAATAAGATTAATGTGGAGCATTTATTTGAAATAATGGCCGATCAGGTACGGCCAGACGATCAAGAGCTACCACAGACGGGGGTGAGTTTAGAATTGGAACGCATGCTTTCTCCCCTGTATATTGTGAGCCCTGATTATGGTACACGGTCAACCACAATTCTGCTTGTGGATAATTATAATCATGTTCAGTTTTGGGAGCGCCGTTCTTTGCCGGTAAGGTCGGAAATGGGGAACGAAGTTTTCTATGAATTTAATATCAAAGAGGGTGTTTCTTAA
- a CDS encoding D-2-hydroxyacid dehydrogenase: MKIVVLDGHTLNPGDLSWRELENLGEVIVYDRTTFDRSGINLILERAKDAEVIFTNKTPLSREVLDLLPRLKYIGVLATGYNVVDIEAAKEKGIVVTNIPAYGTDSVGQMTIALLLELCNHVGAHSESVKQGEWTNNVDWCYWMHPMIELSGKTMGIIGYGRIGQATGRIAQAFGMKVIAYNRHPHKELENETMKYVDLDTLFSDSEIISLHCPLFDDTKGMINKKTIAQMKDGVLIINTSRGPLVVEEDLAEALNRGKVAGAALDVVSTEPIKADNPLLTAKNCLITPHIAWAPVETRQRLMDFAIDNLEKFLAGISVNVVTQ, encoded by the coding sequence ATGAAGATTGTTGTATTAGATGGCCATACCCTTAACCCAGGTGACCTCTCATGGAGGGAATTGGAAAATCTTGGCGAAGTAATTGTCTATGATCGTACAACCTTTGATCGAAGCGGTATAAATTTAATTCTTGAAAGAGCAAAGGATGCGGAGGTTATTTTTACCAATAAAACGCCCTTATCAAGAGAAGTTTTGGACCTGCTGCCTCGTTTAAAATATATAGGTGTTCTTGCAACAGGGTATAATGTCGTAGATATTGAAGCTGCCAAAGAAAAAGGTATTGTGGTCACGAATATTCCTGCTTATGGTACTGATTCTGTGGGTCAGATGACTATCGCCCTTTTGTTGGAGCTATGTAATCATGTTGGGGCACATAGCGAATCGGTAAAACAAGGGGAATGGACGAATAATGTGGATTGGTGTTACTGGATGCACCCCATGATTGAGCTTTCAGGAAAGACCATGGGTATTATTGGATATGGAAGAATTGGTCAAGCTACAGGCCGGATAGCCCAGGCTTTTGGGATGAAGGTCATCGCCTATAATCGCCATCCCCATAAAGAGTTAGAAAATGAAACGATGAAATATGTAGATCTCGATACTTTATTTTCAGATTCAGAGATTATTTCACTCCACTGTCCGCTCTTTGATGATACAAAGGGCATGATTAACAAAAAAACAATTGCCCAAATGAAAGATGGAGTTTTGATAATCAACACCTCTAGGGGGCCGTTAGTTGTGGAAGAAGATTTAGCGGAAGCCTTAAACAGAGGAAAAGTAGCTGGAGCTGCCTTAGATGTTGTTTCCACCGAACCGATTAAAGCAGATAACCCACTGCTGACCGCTAAGAATTGTCTTATAACTCCTCATATCGCATGGGCACCTGTGGAAACAAGACAAAGATTGATGGATTTCGCCATTGATAATTTAGAAAAATTCCTTGCGGGTATTTCAGTGAATGTTGTTACTCAATAA
- the polA gene encoding DNA polymerase I, whose protein sequence is MPKILILDGNSLANRAFYALPMLTTTDGKPTNVLHGFMTMLLRLLAEQKPDYWVVAFDKTKATVRIEQYAEYKGTRKETPEALKPQFDYLKEVLTAFAVPYIECAGYEGDDLIATVTTLAEVRDWEVQIYTGDRDALQLISPKTTVFLTRKGISEVDAYNEEALYEKYKLRPAQVIDLKGLMGDASDNIPGVPGVGEKTALKLLGEFETIENVLTNIEKVSGKKLQEKLSTYTNQALLSKKLATMLHEVPLEMDLDTFIYKRPEETTFAAILDKYTLKSVARIWQQHHAEGTKPKNQTSGVEKAVTNDTLTPWLVKTLGTKEWLQQIEDWRKAKAPVTLAYRITPGNPHWSQIREWGIAAQGESFSLIWEEADSSVKRDWISFLEDPDASKVVGEGKTLYSVLLNEDITLRGVSLDLSLAAYLINPTHNKFEAVELVREYAPGYPDFGSTAEEASLLAQVSSRYTETLNELGLVALLHEVEEPVSMVLAQIERVGIGVDAKQLETFGQELTWELQHLEQEIYALAGETFNLNSPHQLGHILFEALGLPPVKKTKTGYSTDAETLEELRLSHPIVDNVLNYRQLSKLMSTYVNGLLGQIREGKIHTTFQQTVTATGRLSSTEPNLQNIPIRLEQGRLLRKVFQAPHKDWVLLSADYSQIELRILAHYSKDEVLSESFALNQDVHTRTASEVFGVPMDQVTKDMRRKAKAVNFGLVYGLTEFGLSRDLGIPRKESKYYIEKYFERYAGVKRYLAEIVLQAKEYGEVRTLMNRLRRIPELRHPNRNQRQFGERIAMNTPIQGTAADIMKLAMLNVAQALEPYQADVLLQVHDELVVQVAPAELERVAKIVQEEMENAFPLSVPLTVDCKTGPNWYEMMSLVL, encoded by the coding sequence ATGCCAAAAATCCTAATTCTTGATGGAAACAGCCTAGCTAATCGGGCTTTTTATGCATTACCCATGCTGACCACGACCGATGGTAAGCCAACGAATGTTTTACATGGATTCATGACCATGCTTCTTCGACTTCTTGCGGAGCAAAAACCGGATTATTGGGTCGTTGCTTTTGATAAAACCAAAGCCACTGTTCGCATCGAGCAGTATGCGGAGTATAAAGGGACTCGAAAAGAAACGCCCGAAGCGTTAAAACCTCAGTTTGACTACTTGAAAGAAGTACTTACTGCTTTTGCTGTACCGTATATTGAATGTGCGGGGTATGAAGGGGATGATCTAATTGCGACCGTGACCACGCTTGCGGAAGTACGTGACTGGGAGGTTCAGATCTACACCGGAGATCGGGATGCACTTCAACTTATTTCACCAAAAACGACTGTTTTTTTAACGCGTAAAGGGATCAGTGAAGTGGATGCTTACAATGAAGAAGCGCTTTATGAGAAGTACAAACTCCGTCCTGCTCAAGTCATTGACCTAAAAGGACTGATGGGAGATGCTTCCGACAATATTCCGGGTGTACCTGGAGTCGGGGAGAAAACTGCGCTGAAACTGCTTGGAGAATTTGAGACGATTGAAAATGTATTGACTAATATCGAGAAGGTCTCAGGGAAGAAGCTTCAGGAAAAGCTTAGTACTTATACTAATCAGGCTCTTTTGAGTAAAAAGCTAGCGACAATGTTACATGAAGTACCGCTAGAAATGGATTTAGATACTTTTATTTATAAGCGCCCAGAGGAGACTACCTTCGCGGCAATTCTTGATAAATATACGTTGAAAAGTGTGGCACGAATTTGGCAACAACATCATGCGGAAGGCACGAAACCCAAGAATCAAACGAGTGGAGTTGAAAAAGCTGTAACGAACGATACTCTTACGCCTTGGCTAGTTAAAACCTTAGGCACTAAGGAATGGCTCCAACAGATTGAGGACTGGCGTAAAGCGAAAGCTCCTGTTACGCTTGCGTACCGGATAACTCCTGGAAACCCTCACTGGAGTCAAATCCGTGAATGGGGAATTGCTGCTCAGGGAGAATCGTTTAGCTTAATTTGGGAGGAGGCTGATTCTTCAGTCAAACGAGATTGGATATCCTTCTTAGAAGACCCGGATGCCTCTAAGGTAGTTGGTGAAGGAAAAACTCTTTATAGTGTATTATTGAATGAAGATATTACATTAAGAGGTGTTAGTCTCGATTTAAGCTTGGCCGCTTACTTAATTAATCCTACTCATAATAAGTTTGAAGCGGTAGAATTGGTGCGTGAATATGCACCAGGATATCCTGATTTTGGGAGCACTGCGGAGGAAGCGTCTCTTCTCGCGCAAGTTTCGAGTCGTTATACGGAAACGCTCAATGAACTTGGTTTGGTTGCTCTCCTACACGAAGTCGAGGAACCGGTAAGCATGGTCTTGGCTCAAATCGAGAGAGTCGGTATTGGTGTGGATGCAAAGCAATTGGAGACTTTTGGTCAGGAGCTAACCTGGGAACTGCAACATCTCGAACAGGAAATCTATGCGTTAGCCGGAGAAACGTTTAATCTCAATTCTCCGCATCAGCTGGGACATATTCTTTTTGAGGCCCTAGGATTACCCCCGGTTAAAAAGACAAAAACCGGTTATTCTACTGACGCAGAAACGCTGGAGGAATTGCGATTATCTCACCCGATCGTTGATAACGTACTCAATTATCGACAATTAAGTAAGTTGATGTCCACTTATGTGAATGGCTTGCTGGGACAAATTCGGGAGGGAAAAATTCATACCACCTTCCAGCAGACGGTGACCGCTACAGGACGGTTATCGAGCACGGAACCCAATCTTCAGAATATCCCGATTCGACTGGAACAAGGCCGTCTGTTGCGTAAGGTTTTCCAAGCGCCACACAAGGATTGGGTCTTGCTTTCGGCCGATTATTCCCAGATTGAGCTCCGGATTTTAGCGCATTATTCCAAGGACGAAGTCCTTTCAGAATCGTTTGCACTGAATCAAGACGTGCATACCCGGACGGCTTCGGAAGTTTTTGGGGTCCCTATGGATCAAGTGACAAAAGACATGCGACGAAAAGCAAAAGCGGTCAATTTTGGCCTTGTGTATGGCTTAACGGAGTTTGGACTTTCTCGTGATTTAGGAATTCCGCGGAAAGAATCAAAGTATTATATTGAGAAGTATTTTGAACGGTATGCTGGAGTAAAACGATATTTAGCCGAGATTGTTCTTCAAGCGAAAGAATATGGAGAAGTTCGGACGCTGATGAATCGGCTCAGGAGAATTCCTGAATTGCGTCATCCCAATAGGAATCAGCGCCAGTTTGGGGAGAGAATTGCGATGAATACTCCAATTCAAGGAACGGCTGCTGATATCATGAAACTTGCAATGCTTAACGTGGCGCAAGCTTTAGAGCCTTATCAAGCAGATGTTCTGTTGCAAGTCCATGACGAACTCGTGGTTCAGGTTGCCCCTGCGGAACTGGAACGGGTTGCAAAAATCGTTCAAGAGGAAATGGAGAATGCTTTCCCACTTTCTGTACCCTTAACCGTTGATTGCAAGACAGGACCGAACTGGTATGAAATGATGTCCCTTGTTCTCTAA
- the mutM gene encoding DNA-formamidopyrimidine glycosylase: MPELPEVETIRRTLCQHILQQTIEDVLIRWPGAVKGWDIFPFEQGVKGRRILSVDRRGKYLLFHLDEDWSLLAHMRMTGRLNFYGELREPEKHTHVVFKLSNGELHFTDTRKFGRIMLVPTQECSQHPSICILGPEPLEEDFTPQVLGERLKKRSVALKIALLDQKVVAGLGNIYVDESLFRAKLSPERAANSLSRKELKALHAAIRIVLQAGIDAQGTSFRDYRDANGEKGNFQRALQVYGRGGEKCTHCGSSLVRIRLGGRTTVFCTHCQK; the protein is encoded by the coding sequence ATGCCAGAATTACCCGAAGTCGAAACGATTCGCCGAACACTTTGTCAACACATCCTGCAACAAACGATTGAAGATGTTCTGATTCGTTGGCCTGGAGCGGTTAAGGGATGGGACATATTCCCGTTTGAGCAGGGTGTCAAAGGACGTCGTATTCTGAGTGTAGATCGTCGAGGTAAGTATCTCTTGTTCCATTTGGATGAAGATTGGTCTCTTCTTGCGCATATGAGGATGACGGGACGGTTGAACTTTTATGGTGAGCTTCGAGAGCCTGAAAAGCATACCCATGTGGTATTTAAGTTATCCAATGGAGAACTGCATTTCACCGATACACGTAAATTCGGAAGAATCATGCTCGTCCCGACCCAGGAATGTTCGCAACATCCGTCGATATGTATCCTCGGGCCTGAGCCGCTGGAAGAAGATTTTACCCCCCAAGTGCTTGGTGAGCGCTTAAAGAAAAGAAGTGTGGCTTTGAAAATCGCCTTGCTTGATCAAAAGGTAGTTGCCGGGTTAGGTAATATTTATGTGGATGAATCGTTATTCCGGGCTAAGCTATCCCCAGAGCGTGCAGCCAATTCCTTATCACGCAAGGAGCTTAAGGCTTTACATGCGGCTATTCGTATAGTACTCCAAGCCGGAATTGATGCTCAAGGGACCTCGTTCCGCGATTATCGAGATGCCAATGGGGAAAAGGGGAACTTTCAAAGGGCACTCCAGGTATATGGACGCGGTGGGGAGAAGTGTACCCATTGTGGAAGCTCACTGGTTAGGATACGTTTAGGTGGGCGAACGACTGTTTTTTGCACACATTGCCAAAAGTAG
- a CDS encoding ABC-F family ATP-binding cassette domain-containing protein, with product MSILYCRNCGVDISGEPLFRQVTFGIEPGDKIGLVGPNGAGKTTLLRACLGELRLESGQVQITGTYGYLPQNPMLAETGTVWESMLEERSEIIQMREQLRTLEERMAEAPEEKVFEQYSTLTESYERSGGYALEAQIRKILSGLGLEKEIQTPVARLSGGQKTRLALSKLLLSGPELLVLDEPTNHLDMEALEWLESFLHGYAGAILVVSHDRYFLDHVAQKILHLESGSLKTYPGNYSEYELQRAVEETTLAREVEKLSKKISRLEEYIRRNKAGVNARQARGREIQLNKLKPIQTGKSSTEVHFNLQTGKRSGDKVLMLEKVGIRFSERTLFRDVDLDLRRGDRVALLGKNGVGKTSLLKAISRKVTYQGEIRLGANVQLGYYSQEHEDLHLKGTIIDEIRGDSALKDPEIRSLLARFGFTGEEVFKLVSVLSGGEKSRLELAKLFLAQGNLLLLDEPTNHLDTQMRDVLEEALADYEGTLFIVSHDRYFLDRVVNKIAHLTPSGLQVYEGDYSDYKAQVQEEVMEVSVTANARNSAMTLAPGSERGIRDRELQKKLKRVQSLEKQIVEIEDQLQEIESKLAQTVSNYERAMELQQEYDTVKENLDSTMIEWLELSEGLTN from the coding sequence ATGAGTATACTTTACTGCCGGAATTGTGGAGTGGATATTTCAGGTGAACCTCTTTTCCGGCAAGTGACGTTTGGAATAGAACCGGGTGATAAAATCGGTCTTGTGGGACCGAATGGTGCCGGTAAGACAACCTTATTGCGGGCCTGTCTGGGGGAACTACGCTTAGAAAGCGGACAGGTTCAAATCACGGGAACGTATGGCTATCTTCCCCAAAATCCGATGCTTGCCGAAACAGGGACTGTTTGGGAAAGCATGTTAGAAGAGCGTTCCGAAATTATCCAGATGCGGGAGCAACTAAGGACACTTGAAGAACGGATGGCTGAAGCTCCTGAGGAGAAAGTATTTGAACAATATAGTACGCTGACGGAGAGTTATGAACGTTCGGGAGGATATGCGTTAGAAGCTCAGATTCGGAAGATCCTTTCCGGTCTAGGATTAGAGAAAGAAATCCAAACTCCAGTGGCTCGTTTAAGCGGTGGACAAAAAACACGCTTGGCGTTAAGTAAACTTTTACTGAGCGGACCAGAGCTTTTAGTGTTGGATGAACCGACAAACCATCTTGATATGGAAGCACTCGAATGGCTAGAGAGTTTTCTGCACGGGTATGCGGGAGCAATCCTTGTGGTCTCCCATGATCGCTATTTCTTGGATCACGTGGCTCAGAAAATTCTTCATCTTGAAAGTGGAAGTCTAAAAACGTATCCAGGAAATTATTCCGAATACGAGCTACAGCGAGCGGTTGAAGAGACGACGCTTGCTCGAGAGGTAGAAAAGCTGAGTAAAAAGATTAGCCGTCTTGAAGAATATATCCGTCGGAACAAAGCAGGTGTTAATGCCCGGCAAGCTCGGGGGCGAGAGATTCAGTTAAACAAGCTTAAGCCGATCCAAACTGGGAAGTCATCAACAGAGGTGCATTTTAATTTACAAACGGGGAAACGGAGTGGCGATAAGGTTCTCATGCTGGAAAAGGTCGGAATCCGTTTTTCGGAACGGACGCTTTTCAGGGATGTTGACTTAGACTTACGCCGAGGAGATCGAGTGGCCCTTTTAGGTAAAAACGGGGTTGGCAAGACGAGTCTGCTCAAGGCGATCTCACGAAAAGTTACCTACCAAGGCGAAATCCGTCTTGGAGCCAATGTACAACTGGGGTATTATTCTCAGGAGCATGAAGATCTGCACTTGAAGGGGACTATTATTGATGAGATCCGCGGGGATTCTGCGCTGAAAGATCCGGAGATTCGCAGCCTCTTAGCCCGTTTTGGATTTACGGGAGAAGAAGTCTTTAAACTGGTGAGCGTTTTAAGTGGAGGGGAGAAGAGTCGACTCGAACTTGCTAAGCTATTTTTAGCGCAGGGCAATCTTCTCCTTTTGGACGAGCCGACAAATCACTTGGACACGCAGATGCGCGATGTGTTAGAAGAAGCTTTGGCTGATTATGAAGGGACGTTGTTCATCGTTTCTCATGATCGCTATTTTTTAGATAGAGTGGTCAACAAAATTGCGCATTTAACTCCATCCGGTCTGCAGGTTTATGAAGGAGATTATAGTGATTATAAAGCTCAAGTTCAGGAGGAGGTCATGGAAGTTTCTGTAACCGCTAATGCTAGAAATTCTGCGATGACGCTAGCGCCTGGATCTGAAAGAGGAATTCGGGATCGCGAGCTTCAAAAAAAGCTGAAACGTGTTCAGAGTCTTGAAAAACAGATTGTTGAAATTGAAGATCAGTTGCAGGAAATTGAGAGTAAGCTTGCTCAGACCGTATCTAATTATGAACGGGCGATGGAATTGCAGCAGGAATATGACACTGTGAAAGAGAATCTAGATTCAACGATGATAGAATGGTTGGAACTTTCAGAGGGGTTAACTAACTGA
- the ytaF gene encoding sporulation membrane protein YtaF — MGIAIMFAIALSLDGFGVGMSYGLRRIRIPWASMLMIAFCTVVAMSLAVLFGGWFVQWVQFLPPNMLGAIILLSLGIYQVVRALSQKYDPEEEAIEVSTFGAVARVPVIKFQFEILGIVIQVLRYPEQADLDGSGIITIKESALLGTALSLDAFASGLAIGFSSGIIHSFPVILLVALTQVLMLRIGQVVTGLVPRAILTRIGFLPGTLLILIGLGKLI; from the coding sequence ATGGGGATCGCGATAATGTTTGCTATCGCTTTAAGCCTGGATGGATTCGGAGTGGGAATGTCATATGGGTTGAGAAGAATTCGAATTCCATGGGCGTCGATGCTGATGATTGCGTTTTGTACTGTTGTGGCAATGAGCTTGGCCGTTTTATTTGGGGGGTGGTTTGTCCAGTGGGTTCAATTTCTTCCGCCGAATATGCTGGGAGCTATAATTTTACTTAGCTTAGGAATTTACCAAGTCGTTCGAGCTTTAAGTCAGAAATACGATCCGGAGGAAGAAGCGATCGAAGTTTCAACCTTTGGAGCAGTGGCTAGAGTCCCTGTTATTAAATTTCAGTTCGAGATCTTAGGGATCGTCATTCAAGTGCTTAGGTATCCAGAACAAGCTGACTTGGATGGATCAGGAATAATTACGATTAAGGAAAGTGCGTTACTTGGTACGGCTTTATCCTTGGATGCATTTGCTTCCGGTCTCGCTATTGGATTTTCATCCGGGATCATTCATTCTTTTCCTGTCATTTTACTGGTGGCACTGACACAGGTATTGATGTTGCGGATTGGTCAGGTCGTGACAGGATTGGTGCCGAGAGCGATTTTAACACGAATTGGGTTCTTGCCTGGAACGCTACTTATTTTGATTGGATTGGGAAAACTTATATGA
- the coaE gene encoding dephospho-CoA kinase (Dephospho-CoA kinase (CoaE) performs the final step in coenzyme A biosynthesis.): protein MRVIGLTGGIGSGKSSVASWLKEHNISVLDADQTVHQLLAEDQTTISRVAQTFGDDILDSQGKIDRKGLGAKIFRNDEARKRLEGILHPLVRGKLFSDQMALAAAGVKVCVWDVPLLFEAGFNTAMDEVWVVWVSPQVQLERVMKRDSFTRAEAELRISAQWSLEDKTKLADVLIDNSGTWENTVDQLEELLVRIKDRVSL, encoded by the coding sequence ATGCGGGTTATTGGTCTGACAGGAGGAATAGGGAGTGGGAAGTCCTCGGTCGCGAGCTGGCTAAAGGAACACAATATCTCAGTTTTGGATGCGGATCAAACGGTACATCAGTTACTGGCAGAGGATCAGACGACGATTTCCCGTGTGGCTCAAACCTTTGGTGATGATATTTTAGATTCGCAGGGAAAGATTGATCGCAAGGGTTTGGGGGCTAAGATTTTCCGTAATGATGAAGCCCGAAAACGTTTGGAGGGGATTCTACATCCCTTAGTTAGAGGTAAGCTGTTTTCTGATCAAATGGCTCTGGCTGCAGCTGGGGTAAAGGTATGCGTCTGGGATGTACCCCTTCTTTTTGAAGCGGGTTTTAATACAGCGATGGATGAAGTTTGGGTGGTCTGGGTTTCTCCTCAGGTCCAACTTGAACGGGTCATGAAGCGTGATTCTTTCACTCGTGCTGAAGCGGAACTTCGAATTTCAGCACAATGGTCCTTAGAGGATAAAACAAAATTAGCAGATGTTTTGATCGATAACTCGGGAACCTGGGAGAATACAGTGGATCAATTGGAAGAACTTTTGGTTAGAATAAAGGATAGAGTTTCCCTATAA
- a CDS encoding lytic transglycosylase domain-containing protein, which produces MRNKRSRIQKLKRRLFVFLIFIIGIGSLLQMPLAQKIFYPYPYRPTVEKYAREYGVDPYLVIAVIRAESSFMPQSESHKGALGLMQLMPNTASDIAEKMDDKSFTQEELKDPEKNIQYGTWYLANLQKEFNNIALTVAAYNGGRGHVKEWISTQQIDPNNLQIADIPFQETRQYVQRVLQFYDKYKELYGY; this is translated from the coding sequence TTGCGAAACAAACGGTCTAGAATTCAAAAACTGAAGAGAAGGTTATTTGTTTTTCTAATCTTCATTATAGGGATAGGATCACTGCTACAGATGCCATTGGCTCAGAAGATATTTTACCCTTATCCTTATCGCCCAACTGTTGAAAAGTATGCGCGAGAGTACGGGGTTGATCCTTACTTAGTGATCGCAGTGATCCGAGCGGAAAGTAGTTTTATGCCGCAGTCGGAGTCTCATAAGGGAGCTTTGGGATTAATGCAACTCATGCCAAACACAGCGAGTGATATTGCCGAGAAGATGGATGATAAAAGCTTTACGCAGGAGGAATTAAAGGATCCTGAAAAAAATATTCAGTATGGAACGTGGTATCTTGCCAATTTGCAGAAAGAATTTAATAATATTGCCTTGACTGTTGCTGCCTATAATGGAGGAAGAGGGCATGTGAAGGAGTGGATTAGCACACAACAGATAGACCCTAATAATTTACAGATCGCGGATATTCCTTTCCAGGAAACGCGTCAATATGTGCAGCGTGTTTTACAATTTTACGATAAATATAAAGAACTTTATGGTTATTAA
- a CDS encoding metal-sensitive transcriptional regulator yields MDEDILKYIDPEEQNKILTRLKTVKGHVAAVERMVEDGKSCEEVLHQLIAIKSAVQKVSVVIAQQYANICLVEAMEKGDDKKEVMSKAVETLMKLNQ; encoded by the coding sequence ATGGACGAAGATATTCTAAAGTATATTGATCCAGAGGAGCAAAATAAGATCCTCACACGTCTAAAAACAGTTAAAGGGCATGTCGCAGCTGTTGAACGAATGGTTGAAGATGGAAAGAGTTGTGAGGAAGTTCTGCATCAATTGATTGCGATAAAATCCGCAGTTCAAAAGGTTTCAGTGGTTATTGCGCAGCAGTATGCTAATATTTGTTTGGTAGAAGCGATGGAAAAAGGCGATGATAAGAAGGAAGTCATGAGTAAAGCGGTTGAAACGTTAATGAAATTAAATCAGTAA